From Endozoicomonas sp. 8E, the proteins below share one genomic window:
- the ftsZ gene encoding cell division protein FtsZ — MFELVDNVPQEAVIKVVGVGGGGGNAVCHMLNSRLEGVEFICANTDAQALKKQHLQAHTHLQLGANITRGLGAGANPEVGRDAAMEDRDRISEVLAGSDMVFITAGMGGGTGTGAAPVVAEIAREMGALTVAVVTKPFSFEGRRRMTVAEEGLNQLKESVDSLVCIPNENLLPVLGRDVSLLNAFGAANDVLLGAVQGISELITRDGLINVDFADVRTVMSEMGMAMMGTGSATGSNRAIEAAERAIRSPLLEDVNLQGARGVLVNITAGLDLSVGEFHEVGDTVREFASDNATTVVGTVIDPEMTDELRVTVVATGLGDSDEKQEQSLKVVDGSKPKATRPDGTLNLKELDIPPHVRKKAAEQPEEEAEKPRRQAPSTDNVDYLDVPAFLRRQAD, encoded by the coding sequence ATGTTTGAACTGGTGGATAATGTTCCGCAGGAAGCGGTGATCAAGGTGGTAGGCGTAGGTGGCGGCGGCGGTAACGCAGTCTGCCACATGTTGAACAGTCGGCTGGAAGGTGTTGAGTTTATCTGTGCCAATACGGATGCCCAGGCTCTGAAAAAACAGCATCTTCAGGCTCATACCCATCTGCAACTGGGAGCCAATATTACTCGTGGCCTCGGGGCTGGAGCAAATCCGGAGGTCGGTCGTGATGCGGCGATGGAAGACAGAGACCGTATTTCTGAAGTGTTGGCGGGTTCTGATATGGTTTTCATCACTGCCGGTATGGGAGGGGGTACAGGTACCGGCGCTGCTCCGGTTGTGGCTGAAATTGCCAGAGAAATGGGGGCTCTGACCGTGGCGGTGGTGACTAAGCCATTTTCTTTTGAAGGTCGCCGCAGAATGACAGTGGCTGAAGAGGGGCTGAACCAGTTGAAAGAGAGTGTAGACTCTCTGGTCTGTATTCCTAATGAGAATCTTCTGCCTGTTTTGGGTCGTGATGTCAGTTTGCTGAACGCCTTTGGTGCAGCAAATGACGTACTGCTGGGCGCCGTTCAGGGTATTTCAGAATTGATTACCCGCGACGGTCTGATTAATGTTGACTTTGCTGACGTTCGTACTGTCATGTCTGAAATGGGCATGGCTATGATGGGTACAGGTTCAGCCACGGGCAGTAACAGGGCGATTGAAGCGGCCGAGCGAGCTATCCGTAGCCCTCTCCTGGAAGATGTTAATCTACAGGGGGCTCGCGGAGTGTTGGTTAACATTACTGCAGGTCTCGATCTTTCTGTGGGTGAATTCCATGAGGTGGGTGATACTGTTCGTGAATTTGCTTCGGATAATGCCACCACTGTAGTAGGTACAGTTATCGATCCGGAAATGACGGATGAATTGAGAGTGACTGTTGTTGCCACCGGTCTGGGAGACAGTGATGAAAAGCAGGAACAGTCCTTAAAGGTGGTTGATGGTTCCAAGCCAAAGGCGACCCGTCCAGACGGAACCCTGAACCTTAAGGAGCTTGATATTCCTCCCCATGTTCGCAAGAAAGCAGCTGAACAGCCCGAGGAGGAAGCTGAAAAGCCCCGCAGGCAAGCACCATCAACTGACAATGTGGATTACCTGGATGTACCGGCGTTTTTGCGTCGACAGGCTGATTGA
- the ftsA gene encoding cell division protein FtsA, whose protein sequence is MTAADNGNLIVGLDIGTSKVVAIVGEITADGQLEVIGIGSHTSRGLKRGVVVNIDSTVHAIKRAMEEAELMAGCQIHSVYAGIAGNHIRSLNSHGIVAIREREVTSADIDRVIDAAQAVAIPADQRILHILPQEYVIDTQEGVKEPLGMSGVRLEAKVHLVTCAVNAAQNIENCIKRCGLEVDDIILEQLASSYSVLSEDEKELGVCMVDIGGGTTDIAIFTEGAIRHTAVIPIAGDQVTNDIAMALRTPTQHAEELKIKYACALTQLARAEDMIKVPSVGDRAARELSRQSLAEVVEPRYDELFTLIQAELRRSGFEDLIPAGIVLTGGTSKMEGAVDLAEEIFHMPVRLGMPQAIQGLTDVVCNPIYATGVGLLHYGLKAQQEGRRETASFSRQEESLFNRLKKWFQGQF, encoded by the coding sequence ATGACAGCGGCAGATAACGGAAATTTAATAGTCGGACTCGACATTGGGACTTCCAAAGTTGTAGCGATCGTCGGTGAGATAACCGCGGATGGCCAGTTGGAAGTGATCGGGATCGGCTCACATACCTCACGGGGTCTGAAGCGTGGTGTTGTCGTCAATATTGACTCTACGGTCCATGCCATCAAAAGGGCGATGGAAGAGGCTGAGTTGATGGCCGGTTGTCAGATTCACTCCGTTTACGCCGGCATCGCAGGTAATCATATACGCAGCCTGAACTCCCATGGAATCGTTGCTATCAGGGAGAGGGAGGTTACCAGTGCTGATATTGACAGGGTGATTGATGCCGCTCAGGCCGTTGCCATCCCGGCAGATCAGCGAATTCTTCATATTTTGCCTCAGGAATATGTGATTGATACCCAGGAAGGCGTGAAAGAACCATTGGGTATGTCAGGTGTGCGTCTGGAAGCGAAAGTGCATCTGGTAACCTGTGCTGTCAATGCAGCGCAGAATATTGAGAACTGTATTAAACGATGTGGTCTTGAAGTAGACGACATTATTCTGGAGCAGTTGGCTTCGAGCTATTCAGTGCTTTCAGAAGATGAAAAAGAGCTCGGTGTGTGTATGGTTGATATTGGCGGTGGCACTACCGATATTGCTATCTTCACTGAGGGGGCCATACGACATACGGCAGTTATTCCTATAGCGGGTGACCAGGTCACCAATGATATTGCCATGGCTCTGAGAACACCCACTCAGCATGCTGAAGAACTTAAGATTAAATATGCCTGCGCTCTTACCCAGCTGGCTCGTGCTGAAGATATGATCAAGGTGCCGAGTGTTGGAGACAGGGCCGCCAGAGAGCTGTCTCGACAGTCGCTGGCTGAGGTGGTTGAGCCAAGATACGATGAGCTGTTTACACTGATTCAGGCGGAATTGAGACGAAGTGGTTTCGAAGATCTCATTCCAGCCGGTATTGTGCTGACAGGTGGTACGTCCAAAATGGAAGGTGCCGTAGATCTGGCAGAAGAAATTTTTCACATGCCAGTTAGACTCGGCATGCCTCAGGCCATTCAGGGGTTGACAGATGTCGTTTGTAATCCTATTTATGCAACAGGTGTCGGCCTGCTTCACTATGGTTTGAAAGCTCAACAGGAAGGGCGAAGGGAAACTGCCAGTTTCAGCAGACAGGAAGAAAGTCTGTTCAATCGGCTTAAAAAATGGTTTCAGGGTCAATTCTGA